A genome region from Nitrosopumilus oxyclinae includes the following:
- the thpR gene encoding RNA 2',3'-cyclic phosphodiesterase gives MRVFVAIEISNNNIINAIKKFQKGVNIDAKPVELKNLHFTLQFLGEISEEITQKIIQSLKTIEFSSFDVNLKEIGVFPKPKFPRVIWIGTDEVGGNMLIRLSKKVEKMLEPLGFFSDKPFKPHITVFRIKKKIGDISGEMENYKMIDFGIQKVSNIKLKKSVLTTNGPIYSDLMEVTAKK, from the coding sequence ATGCGTGTTTTTGTAGCGATAGAAATTTCAAATAATAATATAATTAATGCGATTAAAAAATTTCAGAAAGGGGTCAATATCGATGCTAAACCTGTAGAATTGAAAAACCTACATTTTACCTTACAATTTTTAGGGGAAATTTCAGAGGAAATTACTCAAAAAATTATTCAATCTCTTAAAACAATCGAATTTTCAAGTTTTGATGTCAATTTAAAAGAAATTGGAGTATTTCCTAAGCCTAAATTTCCAAGAGTAATTTGGATTGGAACAGATGAAGTTGGAGGAAATATGTTAATTCGGCTATCCAAAAAAGTAGAAAAAATGTTAGAACCACTGGGATTTTTTTCAGATAAACCATTCAAACCTCATATCACAGTATTTAGAATTAAAAAGAAGATTGGAGACATATCAGGAGAAATGGAAAATTATAAAATGATAGATTTTGGAATTCAAAAAGTATCGAATATTAAATTGAAAAAAAGTGTCCTTACTACAAATGGACCAATTTATTCAGATTTAATGGAGGTTACTGCAAAAAAATGA
- the cca gene encoding CCA tRNA nucleotidyltransferase, with protein sequence MNPIISKVSKTVIPSKIIEKSKKQIGETAFRLVEKEIEKYSEVEELEFGGSFAKGTWLSKDADVDIFIKFKKNVSEEKFEKISKKIGFDSLKKYSPYVRYSQHPYVEAKIKNTKINVVPCYDVKIGEWKSAADRSPFHTKFMEKSLTPKMRNEVRVLKTFLKSNGIYGAEIAKQGFSGYISEVLILEFGSFGNLIKSISKINENQIIGKTTKKFDTSIVVIDPIDSNRNLAAAISDENIGKFILISRAFKEKPSLEFFKIRKARTSNKFWNNLLVVKFNFKARSPDIIWGQIKRATSTLSTQLELGGFTVLRSKSHTDQQKEAYLLFFLESIKINEIYSKSGPEFFREDSTHSFIAKNLKNAELVWVGNNKKIISLEKRNHTDAVNFMKEFLKKNLQVGIPKGLQSDFKQGFKISIGNKNLSKSIKEEAAELISVDGTLLHFN encoded by the coding sequence ATGAATCCAATAATTTCTAAAGTTTCTAAAACTGTAATTCCTTCAAAAATAATTGAAAAATCAAAGAAGCAAATTGGAGAAACAGCTTTTAGACTGGTTGAAAAAGAAATTGAAAAATATTCAGAAGTGGAGGAATTAGAATTTGGCGGATCATTTGCTAAAGGAACTTGGTTAAGCAAAGATGCAGATGTGGATATATTCATAAAATTCAAAAAAAATGTATCTGAAGAAAAATTTGAAAAAATTTCTAAGAAAATTGGGTTTGATTCATTGAAAAAATATTCTCCTTACGTTAGATATTCTCAGCATCCATATGTTGAGGCTAAAATAAAAAATACTAAGATCAATGTTGTACCATGTTATGATGTAAAGATCGGAGAATGGAAAAGTGCTGCAGATAGATCACCATTTCATACAAAATTTATGGAAAAATCATTAACACCAAAAATGAGAAACGAGGTACGAGTTTTGAAGACATTTCTAAAATCAAATGGAATTTATGGTGCAGAAATAGCAAAACAAGGATTCAGCGGATATATTTCTGAAGTTTTAATTTTAGAATTTGGAAGTTTTGGAAATCTAATAAAATCAATTTCAAAAATTAATGAAAATCAAATCATTGGAAAAACAACTAAAAAATTTGATACATCAATTGTAGTGATTGATCCCATAGACAGTAATCGAAATTTAGCTGCTGCCATTTCAGATGAAAATATTGGAAAGTTCATACTTATTTCAAGGGCCTTTAAGGAAAAACCAAGTTTAGAATTTTTTAAGATTAGAAAAGCAAGAACGTCAAATAAATTTTGGAATAATTTATTGGTTGTAAAATTTAATTTCAAAGCGAGGAGTCCAGATATTATCTGGGGGCAAATTAAAAGAGCAACCTCAACATTGTCCACTCAGTTAGAACTAGGAGGATTTACCGTATTGAGAAGTAAATCTCATACAGATCAGCAAAAAGAAGCCTATCTTTTGTTCTTTTTAGAGTCTATCAAAATCAATGAAATTTATTCCAAAAGTGGACCTGAATTTTTCAGAGAAGATAGCACACACAGCTTCATTGCTAAAAATCTCAAAAATGCAGAATTAGTATGGGTTGGAAATAATAAAAAAATTATTTCCTTAGAAAAAAGAAATCATACTGATGCAGTAAATTTTATGAAAGAATTTTTGAAGAAAAATCTTCAAGTAGGCATACCAAAAGGTCTTCAAAGTGATTTTAAACAAGGTTTCAAAATATCCATAGGAAACAAAAATCTAAGCAAATCAATTAAAGAGGAAGCAGCTGAATTAATTTCAGTAGATGGCACACTCCTTCATTTCAATTAA
- a CDS encoding RIO1 family regulatory kinase/ATPase — MAHSFISIKKFLEKPYSNIIGYPNATSRQIKSRINELEKLKIKSISLTGPTTLGNLAILGKGYVGVVVIAKKGNKEVALKIRRTDSPRKDMKNEAVLLKLVNSVKVGPKMIDVSKNFLVMEYLEGEKFSNWIETLKGVGSAKKLKSTIKSVLEDCYRLDQIGFDHGELSNISKHVIVGKTKSSLIDFESSSTKRRPSNVTSITQAFFIGSGISKKTQKIYKNSSKEKIIGALKSYKQEKSQENFEKLLKILKL, encoded by the coding sequence ATGGCACACTCCTTCATTTCAATTAAAAAATTTTTAGAAAAACCATATTCTAACATTATAGGATATCCAAATGCAACTAGTCGTCAAATTAAATCAAGAATAAATGAATTAGAAAAATTAAAAATTAAATCAATTTCCTTAACAGGCCCTACTACACTTGGAAATTTAGCAATTTTAGGAAAAGGATACGTTGGTGTTGTAGTAATTGCAAAGAAAGGCAACAAAGAAGTTGCCCTAAAAATTAGAAGAACCGATTCTCCAAGAAAAGATATGAAAAACGAAGCAGTGTTATTAAAATTAGTTAATTCAGTTAAAGTGGGTCCAAAAATGATAGATGTTAGTAAAAATTTCCTAGTTATGGAATATCTTGAAGGGGAGAAATTTAGTAATTGGATTGAAACGTTAAAAGGAGTTGGAAGTGCAAAAAAATTAAAATCAACAATAAAAAGTGTATTAGAAGATTGTTATAGATTAGACCAAATTGGATTTGACCATGGTGAATTAAGCAATATTTCAAAACATGTTATTGTAGGTAAAACAAAATCTTCACTAATTGATTTTGAAAGTTCAAGTACGAAAAGAAGACCATCTAATGTTACATCAATAACTCAGGCCTTTTTCATCGGATCTGGAATTTCCAAAAAGACTCAAAAAATTTACAAAAATTCATCCAAAGAAAAAATCATTGGAGCACTCAAATCATACAAACAAGAAAAATCTCAAGAAAATTTTGAAAAATTACTCAAAATTTTAAAATTATAA
- a CDS encoding NAD(P)/FAD-dependent oxidoreductase, with the protein MANIPHVVILGGGFGGLSAANELRNTLLSSQVKITVIDKKDWFMVGFAKLWIINGTRTFENSIGSLNELQKKEIDFVKDEILSINFKNKNVKTKTKEISFDFLIISMGAVLAPQKIPGLEQNGFNLYDHNQLLQIRERLESIESGKIAISIMGMPYKCPPAPFEASLLIDSMLRKRGIRDSVQIDFYSPAPITLPAAGPEVSKQILELVNSEQIIFHNSCKIKSVESKKLIFENSEADFDILLAIPPHVAPKVIYDSGLAKDSGFIPIDRDCKTPIENVFAVGDVTSLTVAEKMAIPKAGIFAEGEGIAVAQNIIAKIQSKEESALFNGKGGCFIESGRDTASVIEVDMFSQSKPLTNLTESTSDNLSKKIEFEKERLEKWF; encoded by the coding sequence AATTGAGAAACACACTATTGTCATCACAAGTAAAAATCACTGTAATTGATAAAAAAGATTGGTTTATGGTAGGATTTGCAAAACTATGGATCATAAATGGAACCCGTACTTTTGAAAATTCAATAGGATCATTAAACGAACTACAAAAGAAAGAAATTGATTTCGTTAAAGATGAAATTTTATCAATTAATTTTAAAAATAAGAATGTAAAAACAAAAACTAAAGAAATTTCATTTGATTTTCTAATTATTTCAATGGGGGCAGTATTGGCTCCTCAAAAAATTCCTGGATTGGAACAAAATGGCTTCAATCTTTATGATCACAATCAACTTTTACAAATACGGGAGAGACTTGAGAGTATTGAATCTGGAAAAATTGCAATTTCTATAATGGGAATGCCTTACAAATGCCCTCCAGCACCATTTGAGGCCAGTTTATTGATTGATTCTATGCTTCGAAAACGAGGAATTCGTGATTCTGTTCAAATTGATTTTTACAGTCCTGCCCCTATTACTTTACCAGCTGCTGGACCTGAAGTTAGTAAACAAATTCTTGAACTAGTAAATTCAGAACAAATTATTTTTCATAATTCTTGTAAAATAAAATCTGTTGAATCTAAAAAGTTAATTTTTGAAAACAGTGAAGCTGATTTTGATATACTTTTAGCTATTCCCCCACATGTTGCTCCTAAAGTAATTTATGATTCTGGATTAGCTAAAGATTCTGGATTTATTCCAATTGATAGAGATTGTAAAACTCCAATTGAAAATGTCTTTGCAGTAGGTGATGTAACTAGTTTAACTGTTGCAGAAAAAATGGCAATTCCAAAAGCTGGAATTTTTGCAGAAGGAGAAGGTATTGCAGTAGCACAAAACATTATTGCAAAAATTCAGTCCAAAGAAGAATCTGCATTGTTTAATGGAAAAGGAGGTTGTTTTATTGAGTCTGGCAGAGATACTGCATCAGTAATTGAAGTTGATATGTTTTCACAATCAAAACCATTGACAAATCTCACAGAATCAACTTCTGATAATCTTTCTAAAAAGATAGAATTTGAAAAAGAAAGATTAGAAAAATGGTTTTAA